Proteins from a genomic interval of Mycobacteriales bacterium:
- a CDS encoding WXG100 family type VII secretion target: MAAGMQGADLADMERLRGTFTRNAGEVRTLQTQINGVVHSAAWTGSAADAFRAQWDGEFSAGLRRLVEALEAQAQVVARRAEAIRIATSVAG, translated from the coding sequence ATGGCAGCGGGCATGCAGGGCGCGGACCTGGCGGACATGGAGCGGCTGCGCGGGACGTTCACGCGCAACGCGGGCGAGGTCCGCACGCTCCAGACGCAGATCAACGGCGTCGTCCACTCGGCGGCGTGGACGGGGAGCGCGGCGGACGCGTTCCGGGCGCAGTGGGACGGCGAGTTCTCCGCCGGCCTGCGGCGGCTGGTCGAGGCGCTCGAGGCGCAGGCGCAGGTCGTGGCGCGGCGCGCCGAGGCGATCCGGATCGCGACGAGCGTCGCGGGCTGA
- a CDS encoding peptidase E: MRIVAIGGGGLAERQGRRPMLEHLLAMTGKAEPRVCYVGTAMGDMADVTLMYYDAVRDLPARPTHLALFPMPNVPDVRAHLLAQDLVYVGGGSVANLLAVWRTHGLDVYLREAWERGVVLAGTSAGSLCWFEGGTTDSFGLDLMPVTNGLGLIPASNTPHYDSEERRRPLYQRLVANGTLSPGWAADDGVGLCFEGTELVEAVSYRPGAKAWRVERDGETAVEPRML, from the coding sequence ATGCGCATCGTGGCGATCGGCGGCGGCGGGCTGGCGGAACGGCAGGGGCGCCGGCCGATGCTGGAGCACCTGCTGGCGATGACGGGCAAGGCGGAGCCGCGCGTCTGCTACGTCGGGACCGCCATGGGCGACATGGCGGACGTCACGCTCATGTACTACGACGCGGTCCGGGACCTGCCCGCGCGGCCGACGCACCTGGCGTTGTTCCCGATGCCGAACGTCCCCGACGTCCGCGCCCACCTGCTCGCGCAGGACCTCGTCTACGTCGGCGGCGGCAGCGTCGCCAACCTGCTCGCCGTCTGGCGCACCCACGGCCTCGACGTGTACCTGCGCGAGGCGTGGGAGCGCGGCGTCGTGCTCGCCGGCACCAGCGCCGGGAGCCTGTGCTGGTTCGAGGGCGGCACGACCGACTCGTTCGGTCTCGACCTGATGCCCGTCACCAACGGCCTTGGCCTCATCCCCGCCAGCAACACCCCGCACTACGACTCCGAGGAACGCCGCCGCCCGCTCTACCAGCGGCTCGTCGCCAACGGCACCCTCTCCCCCGGCTGGGCCGCCGACGACGGCGTCGGCCTGTGCTTCGAGGGCACCGAGCTCGTGGAGGCCGTCTCCTACCGCCCGGGCGCCAAGGCGTGGCGGGTCGAGCGCGACGGCGAGACGGCGGTCGAGCCCAGGATGCTGTGA
- the lipB gene encoding lipoyl(octanoyl) transferase LipB yields the protein MYPVIYLRAGLVPYDDAWATQRDLHARRVADEADDTCLLLEHPPVYTAGRRTEPWERPVDGTPVVDVDRGGKITWHGPGQLVGYPIVRLADPVDVVAHVRRIEAALIAVCAAHGVPDAGRVEGRSGVWVGNAKVAAIGIRVAQGVTMHGFALNCDPDLTAFDRIVPCGIRDAGVTSLSVLTGRRVTVADVIGTVETELSNALEPAHGRA from the coding sequence CTGTACCCCGTGATCTACCTGCGCGCCGGGCTGGTGCCGTACGACGACGCCTGGGCCACGCAGCGCGACCTGCACGCCCGCCGCGTCGCCGACGAGGCCGACGACACCTGCCTGCTCCTCGAGCACCCGCCCGTCTACACCGCGGGCCGGCGCACCGAGCCGTGGGAACGCCCCGTCGACGGCACGCCGGTGGTCGACGTCGACCGCGGCGGGAAGATCACCTGGCACGGTCCCGGCCAGCTCGTCGGCTACCCGATCGTGCGCCTCGCCGACCCGGTCGACGTCGTCGCCCACGTCCGCCGCATCGAGGCCGCGCTCATCGCCGTGTGCGCCGCCCACGGCGTCCCCGACGCCGGCCGCGTCGAGGGCCGCAGCGGCGTCTGGGTCGGCAACGCCAAGGTCGCCGCCATCGGCATCCGCGTCGCGCAGGGCGTCACCATGCACGGCTTCGCGCTCAACTGCGACCCCGACCTCACGGCGTTCGACCGGATCGTCCCCTGCGGCATCCGCGACGCCGGCGTCACCTCCCTGTCCGTCCTCACCGGCCGCCGCGTCACCGTCGCCGACGTCATCGGGACCGTCGAGACCGAGCTGTCGAACGCCCTGGAGCCGGCGCATGGTCGCGCCTGA
- the lipA gene encoding lipoyl synthase, with amino-acid sequence MVAPDGRRLLRVEARNAATPIERKPEWLKIKLRTGPEYAAVRELVEREGLHTVCQEAGCPNIYECWEDREATFLIGGDQCTRRCDFCQIDTGRPAPLDRDEPRRVAESVASMSLRYATVTGVARDDLPDGGAWLYAETVRAIHALVPGCGVELLIPDFRGDPALLREVFDSRPEVLAHNVETVPRIFKEIRPAFTYERSLDVLRAAHADGLVTKSNLILGMGETVDEVRQALADLRAADCDLVTITQYLRPTVRHHPVARYVKPEEFVGLAAEAEAMGFLGVQSGPLVRSSYRAGRMYAAAVAARAATA; translated from the coding sequence ATGGTCGCGCCTGACGGCCGCCGGCTGCTGCGCGTCGAGGCGCGCAACGCCGCCACGCCCATCGAGCGCAAGCCCGAGTGGCTGAAGATCAAGCTGAGGACCGGCCCCGAGTACGCCGCCGTCCGCGAGCTGGTCGAGCGCGAGGGCCTGCACACGGTCTGCCAGGAGGCCGGCTGCCCCAACATCTACGAGTGCTGGGAGGACCGGGAGGCGACGTTCCTCATCGGCGGCGACCAGTGCACGCGGCGGTGCGACTTCTGCCAGATCGACACCGGGCGCCCGGCGCCGCTCGACCGCGACGAGCCGCGGCGGGTCGCCGAGTCGGTCGCGTCGATGTCGTTGCGCTACGCCACCGTCACCGGCGTCGCCCGCGACGACCTGCCCGACGGCGGCGCCTGGCTCTACGCCGAGACCGTCCGCGCGATCCACGCGCTCGTCCCCGGCTGCGGCGTCGAGCTGCTCATCCCCGACTTCCGCGGCGACCCGGCCCTGCTGCGGGAGGTGTTCGACAGCCGTCCCGAGGTGCTGGCGCACAACGTCGAGACGGTGCCGCGGATCTTCAAGGAGATCCGGCCGGCGTTCACCTACGAGCGTTCGCTCGACGTGCTGCGCGCCGCCCACGCCGACGGCCTGGTCACCAAGAGCAACCTCATCCTCGGCATGGGCGAGACGGTCGACGAGGTGCGCCAGGCGCTCGCCGACCTGCGCGCCGCCGACTGCGACCTCGTCACGATCACGCAGTACCTGCGGCCGACGGTCCGCCACCACCCGGTGGCGCGGTACGTCAAGCCGGAGGAGTTCGTCGGGCTCGCCGCCGAGGCCGAGGCGATGGGGTTCCTCGGTGTGCAGTCGGGGCCGCTCGTCCGCTCGTCGTACCGCGCCGGGCGGATGTACGCGGCCGCCGTCGCCGCCCGCGCCGCCACCGCGTAA
- a CDS encoding sulfite exporter TauE/SafE family protein: MAFVLTTLGLGLLAGVLSGIFGIGGGVVIVPGLVLLLGMSQKTATGTSLLALLLPVGVLAVRAYARAGHVDVWAGLLVAAGVFAGSLAGATFALGRSEATLRRLFAVLLVALAVRLFVSG, translated from the coding sequence GTGGCGTTCGTGCTGACCACGCTGGGGCTCGGCCTGCTGGCCGGCGTGCTGTCGGGGATCTTCGGCATCGGCGGCGGCGTGGTGATCGTGCCGGGCCTGGTGCTGCTGCTCGGCATGTCGCAGAAGACGGCGACGGGCACGTCGCTGCTCGCCCTGCTGCTGCCGGTCGGGGTGCTGGCGGTGCGCGCGTACGCCCGGGCCGGGCACGTGGACGTGTGGGCCGGGCTGCTCGTGGCGGCGGGCGTGTTCGCGGGCTCGCTGGCCGGCGCGACGTTCGCGCTGGGGCGGTCGGAGGCGACGTTGCGCCGCCTGTTCGCGGTGCTGCTGGTGGCGCTGGCCGTGCGGCTTTTCGTAAGCGGCTGA
- a CDS encoding DUF4191 domain-containing protein: MAPELKTGKLAQIRQMVAMTREADPRYVPVVAVAIVLAVGVAFTVGMLLAGPILGVLLAIPAGLIAFTVVTGRRGQAAAFTKIEGQPGAAYAILQSLRGDWRVTPAVAFNRNQDLVHRVVGRPGVILVAEGSGARARELLSAELRKVRRVIGEAPLHDIVIGEGEGQVPLKRLQVTVMKLPRVLKPKDVNVLDNRLSALGGTAMPLPKGPMPTRVPRSGKIR; encoded by the coding sequence ATGGCACCCGAACTGAAGACCGGCAAGCTCGCGCAGATCCGCCAGATGGTCGCGATGACCCGCGAGGCGGACCCGCGCTACGTGCCGGTCGTCGCCGTCGCGATCGTGCTCGCCGTCGGCGTCGCGTTCACCGTCGGCATGCTGCTCGCCGGCCCGATCCTCGGCGTGCTGCTCGCGATCCCGGCGGGGCTGATCGCGTTCACCGTCGTCACGGGCCGCCGTGGCCAGGCGGCGGCGTTCACGAAGATCGAGGGCCAGCCCGGCGCCGCCTACGCGATCCTCCAGTCGCTGCGCGGCGACTGGCGCGTGACGCCGGCCGTCGCGTTCAACCGCAACCAGGACCTGGTCCACCGGGTCGTCGGCCGGCCGGGCGTCATCCTCGTCGCCGAGGGCTCCGGCGCCCGCGCGCGCGAGCTGCTCTCCGCCGAGCTGCGCAAGGTGCGGCGCGTCATCGGGGAGGCGCCGTTGCACGACATCGTCATCGGCGAGGGCGAGGGGCAGGTCCCGCTCAAGCGGCTCCAGGTGACCGTGATGAAGCTGCCGCGCGTCCTCAAGCCGAAGGACGTCAACGTCCTCGACAACCGGCTCTCCGCCCTCGGCGGCACCGCGATGCCGTTGCCGAAGGGGCCGATGCCGACGCGCGTCCCGCGCTCCGGCAAGATCCGGTAG
- the glnA gene encoding type I glutamate--ammonia ligase, whose protein sequence is MFNNADDVLKYIKDEGVQFVDVRFCDLPGVMQHFTFPASNFGASVFTDGLMFDGSSIRGFQQIHESDMLLLPDPSTAMVDPFRQHKTLNLTFFIHDPLTGEAYSRDPRNIAAKAEAYLKGTGIADTSYFGPEAEFYIFDDVRFDTNQHSSYYYLDSIEAAWNSGKIEDGGNKGYKPRYKGGYFPVSPTDHFTDLRSEMVRVLIEAGIEVEMQHHEVGTAGQAEIDFRFGTLLKTADNLMNFKYIVKNVALANGRTVTFMPKPIFQDNGSGMHCHQSLWKDGEPLFYDEIGYAGLSDTARHYIGGLLKHAPALLAWTNPTTNSYRRLVPGYEAPVNLVYSQRNRSACCRIPITGSNPKAKRIEFRVPDPSCNPYLAFAAMLMAGIDGVRNKIEPPEPVDKDLYELPPDQLAAVPQVPGSLEAVLDALEADHEFLLEGGVFTPDVIETWVDYKRTNEVDAVRLRPHPYEFNMYYDI, encoded by the coding sequence ATGTTCAACAACGCCGACGACGTCCTGAAGTACATCAAGGACGAGGGCGTGCAGTTCGTCGACGTCCGGTTCTGCGACCTCCCGGGCGTGATGCAGCACTTCACGTTCCCGGCCAGCAACTTCGGCGCGAGCGTGTTCACCGACGGGCTCATGTTCGACGGGTCGTCGATCCGCGGGTTCCAGCAGATCCACGAGTCGGACATGCTGCTGCTGCCCGACCCCAGCACCGCGATGGTCGACCCGTTCCGGCAGCACAAGACGTTGAACCTCACGTTCTTCATCCACGACCCGCTCACCGGCGAGGCGTACAGCCGCGACCCGCGCAACATCGCCGCCAAGGCGGAGGCGTACCTCAAGGGCACCGGCATCGCGGACACGTCGTACTTCGGGCCGGAGGCGGAGTTCTACATCTTCGACGACGTGCGGTTCGACACGAACCAGCACTCGTCGTACTACTACCTCGACTCGATCGAGGCGGCGTGGAACAGCGGCAAGATCGAGGACGGCGGCAACAAGGGGTACAAGCCCCGCTACAAGGGCGGCTACTTCCCCGTCTCCCCCACCGACCACTTCACCGACCTGCGGTCGGAGATGGTGCGGGTCCTCATCGAGGCCGGCATCGAGGTCGAGATGCAGCACCACGAGGTCGGCACCGCCGGCCAGGCCGAGATCGACTTCCGGTTCGGCACGCTGCTCAAGACCGCAGACAACCTCATGAACTTCAAGTACATCGTCAAGAACGTCGCGCTCGCCAACGGCCGCACCGTGACGTTCATGCCGAAGCCGATCTTCCAGGACAACGGCTCCGGCATGCACTGCCACCAGTCGTTGTGGAAGGACGGCGAGCCGCTGTTCTACGACGAGATCGGCTACGCCGGGCTCTCCGACACGGCGCGCCACTACATCGGCGGCCTGCTCAAGCACGCGCCCGCACTGCTCGCCTGGACCAACCCGACGACGAACTCCTACCGCCGCCTGGTGCCCGGCTACGAGGCGCCGGTCAACCTCGTCTACTCGCAGCGCAACCGCTCCGCCTGCTGCCGCATCCCGATCACCGGCTCGAACCCGAAGGCGAAGCGGATCGAGTTCCGCGTGCCCGACCCGTCGTGCAACCCGTACCTCGCGTTCGCGGCGATGCTCATGGCCGGCATCGACGGCGTCCGCAACAAGATCGAGCCGCCGGAGCCGGTCGACAAGGACCTGTACGAGCTCCCGCCGGACCAGCTCGCCGCCGTGCCGCAGGTGCCCGGCTCGCTGGAGGCGGTGCTCGACGCGCTGGAGGCCGACCACGAGTTCCTGCTCGAGGGCGGCGTGTTCACCCCCGACGTCATCGAGACGTGGGTCGACTACAAGCGCACCAACGAGGTCGACGCGGTCCGCCTGCGCCCGCACCCGTACGAGTTCAACATGTACTACGACATCTGA
- a CDS encoding GNAT family N-acetyltransferase, whose protein sequence is MTPGYRLATAAPPVADYLRLRREAGLSPRTEEQARAALPGSWYACHVVHEDTGEVAGMGRLLGDGGWYFHVVDMAVLPAHQRRGLGDAVLTALLDRIRETAPPGAYVNLLADPPGRRLYERHGFSETAPGSVGMALRLDVPSVP, encoded by the coding sequence ATGACCCCCGGCTACCGCCTCGCCACGGCGGCGCCGCCGGTCGCCGACTACCTGCGGCTGCGGCGGGAGGCGGGGCTGTCGCCGCGGACGGAGGAGCAGGCGCGCGCGGCGCTGCCGGGGTCGTGGTACGCCTGCCACGTCGTGCACGAGGACACGGGCGAGGTCGCCGGCATGGGTCGGCTGCTCGGCGACGGCGGCTGGTACTTCCACGTCGTGGACATGGCGGTGCTGCCCGCGCACCAGCGCCGCGGCCTCGGCGACGCCGTGCTGACCGCCCTGCTGGACCGCATCCGCGAGACCGCGCCGCCAGGCGCGTACGTGAACCTGCTGGCCGACCCGCCGGGCCGCCGCCTCTACGAACGCCACGGCTTCAGCGAGACCGCGCCCGGATCCGTGGGCATGGCGCTGCGGCTGGACGTACCGTCGGTGCCGTGA
- a CDS encoding helix-turn-helix transcriptional regulator: protein MDRAYAEPLDVPALARAAYMSPAHFSRRFRAAYGETPYSYLMTRRVERAMALLRRGDRTVTEVCHAVGCTSLGSFSARFSELVGMSPSAYQALDHDALAEVPGCVAMALTRPSRNGEARSATAPLA, encoded by the coding sequence ATGGACCGCGCCTACGCCGAGCCGCTGGACGTGCCGGCGCTGGCGCGGGCGGCGTACATGTCACCGGCGCACTTCTCCCGGCGCTTCCGCGCGGCCTACGGCGAGACGCCGTACTCCTACCTGATGACCCGGCGGGTGGAGCGCGCGATGGCGCTGCTGCGGCGCGGCGACCGGACGGTGACGGAGGTCTGCCACGCGGTCGGCTGCACCAGCCTCGGCTCGTTCTCGGCGCGGTTCTCCGAACTGGTCGGGATGAGCCCGTCGGCGTACCAGGCGCTCGACCACGACGCGCTGGCGGAGGTGCCGGGCTGCGTGGCGATGGCGCTGACCAGACCGAGCAGGAACGGAGAAGCCAGGAGCGCCACCGCTCCCCTAGCGTGA
- a CDS encoding VOC family protein, with amino-acid sequence MDLTLSHTFVTVADFDAALAFYRDTLGLEVRTDVGAGAMRWVTLTPPGQPDVQIVLNPTHAGREADGDTVAALLAKGSLNGVIFRTGDVDAAFERVRATGAEVLQEPMDTHYGVRDCAFRDPSGNLVRIQAPKG; translated from the coding sequence ATGGACCTGACGCTCTCGCACACGTTCGTGACCGTGGCCGACTTCGACGCGGCGCTCGCGTTCTACCGCGACACCCTCGGGCTGGAGGTGAGGACCGACGTCGGCGCCGGGGCGATGCGCTGGGTCACGCTCACGCCGCCCGGGCAGCCGGACGTGCAGATCGTGCTCAACCCGACCCACGCCGGCCGCGAGGCCGACGGCGACACGGTCGCCGCGCTGCTCGCCAAGGGCTCGCTCAACGGCGTGATCTTCCGCACCGGCGACGTGGACGCGGCGTTCGAACGCGTCCGCGCCACCGGTGCGGAGGTGCTCCAGGAGCCGATGGACACGCACTACGGCGTGCGCGACTGCGCGTTCCGCGACCCGTCCGGCAACCTGGTGCGCATCCAGGCGCCGAAGGGCTGA
- a CDS encoding VOC family protein: MSQQITPSLWFDLEAEEAARYYCSIFPNSRILSVSHYPENSPRPAGTVLAVEFELNGQRFVGINGGPEFTFDEAVSFQIHCADQDEVDRYWERLTADGGEESQCGWLKDKYGLSWQVIPDGMTELLTDPDPARAERAMGAMLGMRKIDVNAIRAAADGVPVG; encoded by the coding sequence ATGAGCCAGCAGATCACCCCGAGCCTGTGGTTCGACCTCGAGGCGGAGGAGGCGGCGCGGTACTACTGCTCGATCTTCCCGAACTCGCGCATCCTCAGCGTCTCCCACTACCCGGAGAACAGCCCGCGCCCGGCCGGGACGGTGCTCGCGGTCGAGTTCGAGCTGAACGGCCAGCGGTTCGTCGGCATCAACGGCGGCCCGGAGTTCACCTTCGACGAGGCGGTGTCGTTCCAGATCCACTGCGCGGACCAGGACGAGGTCGACCGCTACTGGGAGCGGCTCACCGCCGACGGCGGCGAGGAGAGCCAGTGCGGGTGGCTGAAGGACAAGTACGGCCTCTCCTGGCAGGTCATCCCGGACGGCATGACCGAGCTGCTCACCGACCCCGACCCGGCGCGCGCCGAGCGCGCGATGGGCGCGATGCTCGGCATGCGCAAGATCGACGTCAACGCCATCCGCGCCGCCGCCGACGGCGTCCCCGTCGGCTGA
- a CDS encoding putative protein N(5)-glutamine methyltransferase, with product MPSVAERLRAAGCVYADDEARLLAEAASGDALDALVERRVAGEPLEHLLGWAAFAGLRVAVAPGVFVPRRRTELLVRETVALAPRVVVDLCCGCGAVAAAVAAALPGAEVHAADVDPAAVACARRNVPGEVHLGDLYAALPDALRGRVDVLVANAPYVPTAEIPLMPPEARDHEPLVALDGGGDGLDPHRRIAAGATEWLAPGGHLLVECAERQVPALAAAFAAAGLAPRAVRDEELDATAVVGRRP from the coding sequence GTGCCGTCCGTCGCCGAACGTCTCCGCGCCGCCGGCTGCGTGTACGCCGACGACGAGGCGCGGCTGCTCGCCGAGGCCGCGTCCGGCGACGCCCTCGACGCGCTGGTCGAACGCCGCGTGGCCGGCGAGCCGTTGGAGCACCTGCTGGGCTGGGCGGCGTTCGCGGGGCTGCGGGTGGCGGTCGCGCCGGGGGTGTTCGTGCCGCGGCGGCGGACCGAGCTGCTCGTGCGCGAGACGGTGGCGCTGGCGCCGCGCGTGGTGGTGGACCTCTGCTGCGGCTGCGGCGCGGTCGCCGCGGCGGTCGCCGCCGCGCTGCCGGGGGCCGAGGTGCACGCGGCCGACGTCGACCCGGCGGCGGTGGCCTGCGCCCGCCGCAACGTCCCCGGCGAGGTCCACCTCGGCGACCTCTACGCCGCCCTGCCGGACGCGCTGCGCGGCCGGGTCGACGTGCTGGTGGCCAACGCGCCGTACGTGCCGACGGCGGAGATCCCGCTGATGCCGCCGGAGGCGCGCGACCACGAGCCGCTGGTGGCGCTGGACGGCGGCGGCGACGGGCTGGACCCGCACCGCCGCATCGCCGCGGGCGCAACGGAGTGGCTGGCGCCGGGCGGGCACCTGCTCGTGGAGTGCGCGGAGCGCCAGGTGCCGGCGCTGGCGGCGGCGTTCGCCGCGGCGGGGCTGGCACCCCGGGCCGTCCGCGACGAGGAGCTCGACGCGACGGCCGTGGTGGGGCGGCGCCCCTAG
- a CDS encoding MBG domain-containing protein, whose product MRRAVAATLLALAVVVVPASARPARAAVASIDNGTRASVRAAYLDRMVPALAVPTGWTGSTATCTPGAPSAAAQQATLDAINFARDLAGVAPVTFDAALSAKAQAAALIMDAAGALSHDPPSTWPCWTSQGHDGASHSNLALGASAARAIDLYLSDVGIASAGHRRWVLSPQVSVMGSGSTSRAHALDVLDGFDWSASGGPEWTAWPTEGYFPQQLEPGGQWSLSSGDSATDFSGATVTVLRNGTSLPVTLYPVANGYGSNTLVWSLDPGYALRRRDQRYDVTVSGIVRNGVTLSHAYSVTLFDADIDPDQTIAFAPLADRTYGDAPVALSATASSGLPVTFSSLTPQVCATGGTRGATLTLRASGTCTVAADQPGDDLRNPAPRVTRSFAVGRATLTVRAHDAARVPGAADPAFGYTVTGFVHGETLATSGVTGAASCGTTATAGSPPGSYPVTCDAGTLAAANYVFAFAPGTLVVGTGYVPLLPARLLDTRPGRATVDGVAAGGGALGPGAVRDLVVAGRGGVPATGAGAVVLNVTAVAPTTASYLTVWPADAPRPNASNLNPRAGVTAPNLVLARLGAGGAVSVFNAAGSTGLVADVVGWFPAGGSYVPLQPARLLDTRPGRATVDGVATGEGAVGGDVPYALPVTGRGGVPASGAAAVVLNLTAVAPSATTVVTAWPFGTTRPLASNLNPPAGVTTPGLVVVRVGDGGRIALHNDAGLAHLVADVVGWFPATPDYTPLWPARLLDTRSRRSTYDGLAAGGGALGSGATTDLVVTGRGGVPASGVGAVVLNVTAVAPSLTSYLTVWPYGAARPNASNLNPLRGVTGANLVVVRVGAGGRVSLFNAAGSTHLVADVVGWFPD is encoded by the coding sequence ATGCGCCGTGCGGTCGCCGCGACGCTGCTCGCGCTCGCGGTGGTCGTCGTCCCGGCGTCGGCGCGCCCGGCCCGCGCGGCGGTCGCCTCGATCGACAACGGCACCCGCGCGTCGGTCCGGGCGGCGTACCTCGACCGGATGGTGCCGGCGCTCGCCGTGCCCACCGGGTGGACCGGCTCGACCGCCACCTGCACGCCCGGCGCGCCGTCGGCGGCGGCGCAGCAGGCGACGCTGGACGCGATCAACTTCGCGCGCGACCTGGCCGGCGTCGCGCCGGTGACGTTCGACGCCGCGCTGTCGGCGAAGGCCCAGGCGGCGGCGCTGATCATGGACGCGGCGGGCGCGCTCTCCCACGACCCGCCGTCGACGTGGCCGTGCTGGACCAGCCAGGGCCACGATGGCGCGAGCCACTCGAACCTCGCCCTCGGTGCCTCCGCCGCCCGCGCGATCGACCTGTACCTCTCCGACGTCGGCATCGCCTCCGCCGGGCACCGCCGCTGGGTGCTCTCGCCGCAGGTGTCGGTCATGGGCAGCGGGTCGACGTCGCGCGCGCACGCGCTCGACGTCCTCGACGGCTTCGACTGGTCGGCGAGCGGCGGGCCCGAGTGGACCGCGTGGCCGACGGAGGGGTACTTCCCGCAGCAGCTCGAGCCGGGCGGGCAGTGGTCGCTGTCGTCGGGCGACAGCGCCACCGACTTCTCCGGCGCCACCGTCACGGTGCTCCGCAACGGCACCAGCCTGCCGGTGACGCTGTACCCGGTGGCGAACGGCTACGGCAGCAACACGCTCGTCTGGAGCCTCGATCCCGGCTACGCGCTGCGCCGCCGCGACCAGCGTTACGACGTCACGGTCTCCGGCATCGTCCGCAACGGTGTCACGCTGTCGCACGCGTACTCCGTGACGCTGTTCGACGCCGACATCGACCCCGACCAGACGATCGCGTTCGCGCCCCTGGCGGACCGCACGTACGGCGACGCGCCGGTGGCGCTCTCGGCGACCGCCAGCTCGGGGCTGCCGGTGACGTTCTCGTCGCTGACGCCGCAGGTCTGCGCGACCGGCGGCACCCGCGGCGCCACGCTGACGCTCCGGGCGTCCGGCACCTGCACCGTGGCCGCCGACCAGCCCGGCGACGACCTGCGCAACCCGGCCCCGCGGGTGACCCGGTCGTTCGCCGTGGGCCGGGCGACGCTGACCGTGCGCGCGCACGACGCGGCGCGGGTCCCGGGGGCGGCGGACCCGGCGTTCGGCTACACCGTCACCGGCTTCGTCCACGGCGAGACGCTCGCCACCTCCGGCGTCACCGGCGCCGCGTCCTGCGGCACGACCGCCACCGCCGGCAGCCCGCCCGGCTCTTATCCGGTCACCTGCGACGCCGGGACGCTGGCCGCGGCCAACTACGTGTTCGCGTTCGCTCCGGGCACCCTCGTCGTCGGCACCGGGTACGTGCCGCTGCTCCCGGCCCGGCTGCTCGACACCCGGCCCGGCCGGGCGACCGTCGACGGCGTCGCCGCCGGCGGCGGCGCGCTCGGGCCCGGCGCGGTCCGCGACCTCGTCGTCGCCGGGCGCGGCGGCGTGCCCGCCACCGGCGCGGGCGCCGTCGTCCTCAACGTCACCGCCGTCGCGCCGACCACCGCCTCGTACCTCACCGTCTGGCCCGCCGACGCGCCGCGCCCCAACGCCTCGAACCTCAACCCGCGCGCCGGCGTCACCGCGCCGAACCTCGTCCTCGCGCGGCTCGGCGCCGGTGGCGCGGTGAGCGTCTTCAACGCCGCCGGCTCGACCGGGCTGGTCGCCGACGTCGTCGGCTGGTTCCCCGCCGGCGGCTCGTACGTGCCGCTCCAGCCGGCCCGGCTGCTCGACACCCGGCCCGGCCGGGCGACCGTCGACGGCGTGGCGACCGGCGAAGGGGCCGTCGGCGGCGACGTGCCGTACGCGCTCCCGGTCACCGGCCGCGGCGGCGTCCCCGCGTCCGGCGCGGCCGCCGTCGTCCTCAACCTCACCGCCGTCGCCCCGAGCGCCACCACCGTCGTCACCGCGTGGCCGTTCGGCACGACGCGGCCGCTCGCGTCGAACCTCAACCCGCCGGCCGGCGTCACCACCCCCGGGCTGGTGGTGGTGCGGGTCGGCGACGGCGGCCGGATCGCGTTGCACAACGACGCCGGGCTGGCCCACCTCGTCGCCGACGTCGTGGGCTGGTTCCCGGCCACGCCGGACTACACGCCGTTGTGGCCGGCCCGGCTGCTCGACACGCGTTCCCGCCGCTCGACCTACGACGGCCTCGCCGCCGGCGGCGGCGCGCTGGGCAGCGGCGCCACGACCGACCTCGTCGTCACCGGCCGCGGCGGCGTCCCCGCGTCCGGCGTCGGCGCGGTCGTCCTCAACGTCACCGCCGTCGCTCCGAGCCTGACGTCGTACCTGACGGTGTGGCCCTACGGCGCCGCCCGCCCGAACGCGTCGAACCTCAACCCGCTCCGCGGCGTCACCGGCGCCAACCTCGTCGTCGTCCGCGTCGGCGCCGGCGGCCGGGTCAGCCTGTTCAACGCCGCGGGCTCGACGCACCTCGTCGCCGACGTCGTCGGGTGGTTCCCCGACTAG